TGCTGGCGAATGAGCAGGTAGACGCCAATGGCTGCTCATGGAGATCTGGCGCCAAGGTCGAAAAGAGACAACTCAAGCAGTGGTTCTTCCGCATATCCGAATTCCGTGAAGCCCTCCTCGAGGAGTTGGATGCTCTCGCCAAGGAAAACGCTTGGCCGGAAAGAGTTTTGGCTCAGCAGAAGAACTGGTTGGGTAAATCGATGGGCGCTTCTGTCAAGTTCCCCGTGTTGGCCATGGGTCATGATATCCATGCTGCTATCGAAGTCTTTACGACTCGCCCCGATACTCTGTTTGGCGTGCAGTACATAGCTCTTGCAGCTAGCCACCCGATTGTAGCTCAGCTCTCGAAGGCAGACCCTGAGCTACAGGCCTTCCTCGACACTATACCGGGACTGCCCCCAGACTCCAAGGTCGGTTATCTGTTGCCTCATGTGCGGGCTATTAACCCGCTTGCCTACCATGAGGATACTCCGGATGCCACCAAAGTCTCGCTTCCAGTCTACGTGGCGCCCTATGTCTTGGGCGACTACGGCGAGGGTGCTGTTATGGGCGTCCCTGGCCATGACATGCGAGATCATGCCTTCTGGAAAGAGCATCATTATGATCAGCCTGTCCGTCAAGTCCTCTGTGCCTCAGAAGATGAGACGACCACGGCCATGAAGAACGAGCCCTTTGTCGACCATGGAATCATGACAGAGCATAGCGGCTCTTTCAAGGGGAAGCATTCTGTTGCTGCAGGAGAGGAAATCATCAAACTGCTCGAAGGAGCAGAGCTTGCAAAAGCCGTTGAGAAATGGCGTCTGCGAGATTGGCTCATCAGTCGCCAGCGCTACTGGGGCGCGCCAATCCCCATTGTTCACTGTGATTCATGTGGCCCTGTGGCTGTCCCTGACGAGCAGCTCCCTGTGGAACTACCTGAAGTTGACTGGGCTTCGTTCCGCAGCGGAAATCCTTTGGAGGCGACTCCTGAGTTTGTCAACACGACCTGTCCCAAGTGTGACGGCCCTGCTCGGAGGGACACAGACACCATGGACACGTTTGTCGACTCGAGCTGGTACTACGCCCGTTTTGCAGACCCTCACAATGAAGAGCAGCTATTCTCTCCCGAAGCTGGCAAGACTCTTCCCGTTGATACATACATCGGCGGTATTGAGCATGCCATTCTTCATCTGCTGTACGCCCGCTTCATATACAAGTTCCTCGCCTCTACGCCACTTCTCCCCCAGTACTCTGACGAGACGTCCCATACTGCTGAGCCATTCAAGCGTCTGATCACGCAAGGTATGGTCCACGGCAAGACTTATATCGATCCTGCAAATGGTCGCTTCCTCAAACCTGATGAGGTCGACCTGTCAgacccagcccagcccaaggTGGTCTCTTCTGGGCAGCTGGCCACCATATCATATGAGAAGAtgtccaagtccaagcacAACGGTGTAGACCCTGTTGGCTTTATCTCTCAATACGGCGCTGATGCTACCCGAGCACACATGCTTTTCCAGGCACCAGTTGGGGACATCCTCAACTGGGATGAGGCCAAGATCTCAGGTATCACTCGTTGGCTCCAGCGATTACACGATCAGATCGTGTCCATCGCTGCTGAGCCCGTCTCCGACACAGTGTCTCCTCAAGAATACTTGACTGACAAGCACGGACGTCTTGGATCGTTGTCTGCAAAGGAGCTTGCGCAGTGGGATGCTGAGGCAGCCATCTGGCGTGAGGTGCAGCGCACCATTGCTTCGGTCACGGCATCATATGAAGAGGTTTACTCTCTCAACACAATCGTCTCGGATCTTATGATCCTTACCAACAATCTTGTCGAGAATTCAACGGCCAGCCCAATTATTAGACGCGAGGCCGCCCAGGCAAtcatctccatgatggcGCCCATAACGCCGGCCTTCGCCGAAGAATGTTGGGCTACCCTTCATCCCTCCGCGACTACCTCCTTGTTCCGCTCAACCACGTTCCCTGTGCCAGACTCTTCTCTGGTTGAGCTCGTACGGCCACGGGTGCAGGAGTGCGCTGTCCAGGTCAATGGCAAGGTGCGTGGAGTGGTAAAGATCCCTCCACCGCCAGCCGATCTCTCTGGCGACGCGCTTCGCGACTGGATGGTGAAGGAGATTCTCGCGACTGACGAGGGAGCCGCGCGCTTCTCCAAGGGACCGTATGACCTAAGATCCGCGAAGAGGGCCATTCCTGTGAGGGGCGGAAAAACCATCAATTTTGTGCTGGGGAAGTAATCCCATCAGCCATGTATTCGTATATTGTGATGACTAGACTACCTAGATGACAATAGATATGAGGAGATACCCGACTCTAAGCATGTGGTGCCTGCGACGTGTGATAGCATCTTGGAGTTTCATATGACCAAGCATTTATAGTTCTCGGTGTTCATATTTTGGCATGGTGATGCTGGGGGTCGAGCTTGACCATGATTCCCCTCTCCGAAGATCGGATGAGGGGTATCATGGTGTTTTGCCCCTGAGTGGGCATGATATGCCTGTCATGGATGTGCTTGAATCTGGAAATGAGGCCAGATTCGCCATCGACGAGTACCTTTTTGGTACCCAAACACAGTTTCGGCAATCTCGCTGCTTTATTCTTGCACTGCCACACTCGAAGCTTCTTAAAACCCCCGTCTCATGGTGGTAAAGAAACTATACGGCCTCTCTCTCGGCCTGGTAATGAACCCCGCAAGACCTTGTGGGATGAAACGGCGACGTTCTTGCTGAATGATTAATCTCCGCCACACGGACTTCAGCGTGCTAGACTTTCGGCTGCTCTCCAAGTTTTCTCCCCCTTTTGATCGTGTATGGAGAGGTTATACGGTTGAGTCTCATGCACTAACAGCTGACCCTCAACCGCATGTGTTGACGAGTTAAGCTCTTTTTCAGCTCATTCGCGATCATTCTTCACCTCTTGCTGCCTCTACGGTGAGTGAATCCTGAGATAACCCCGCTCTTCAACAAACCACAATGGTATTTTCACGATCCGCCGGAACTCTCGAAGACCTCACCCCGGGGCTACACCTTTGTTACACCGACCCCGGACGTAAAGGAAGATATTAATGGCAATGTGTCCTCGATGAAAACGCGGTATATAGGCTAGTGGGAATTCCTCTCTGATGGGTCTCGTCTCATTATATACATTACGAACATACATTCATTACTTGGCATCTTCTCAAGCTACTCACACTCGCTTGGTACTACTGCATTCATTACTTTTGCACacatttttttttatttgATTTACCCTTGGATAGGGCTTCGTTCATTATCATTATCCACTCTTTAATTACAGCATACGACCGGTCGGCCTCATACTGCCCATCATATCACATTCATTTGACATTCATCCTTTCAGATTGGATCGACAGGCTTTCGTCAACACTTCAGACCAACCCGACAGATCTCATTCAGTAACATGCATCCTCCCAGCACAACGGAGAGTGGGATTAGCATCTTTACAACCCGGCATCTGCAACCCACCCCTTTGACATCACATATCGCATGCTGTGAGCCCCTTTACGGGTCGTTTACAGTCTAGCACATCAACAGCGTCTCATCCCGCTCTCACAAACAAAATCATTTTTTTTGCAAAGGCATTTCCCCGGGGCTCTTTCGATCGACACATCTACAGCTCTTGGACACGTCAAATTGGAACTGCGATCAGGACACACAAACCCGGGGACAACACAACGCAATCTACACGATTTTTGTATAAAGGATTGCTGTACATAACGGCAATTCTTATAATGGCAATCGAACTAGGCATCTTTAGCCCTTGGCTTCAGGGGCAATCTAGGATCTGCCAGAAGGGATGAGGAGCTCTTGCTTGACTTTTCGACTACGTTCTTGGCTTGACGGTCTGGATTGACCATTCTTGGCGTCTGATGCATTGGGGGAGCCGGTGGGAGGAGTTTGCGTATGGAAAGGTGATTGCCCATGTGTTGGGCTTTTCCAGGAAGTTGGTTTGCTTGGACGACCATCGACGGACGACCATTCATCAACGGACAACCTATGGAGGTTGATAGCGTCCTGGGACCAGGACTGAGACGACTTCTCAGTTTCGTTCCTTGGGTCGAAGCACCGGGCATGTCGAACGCACGTTGAAAGGTGGTGAGGGGGTCTTTTGAGCGAGGTTTCATGGagcctcatcttctttggaCCGTTGGTAACGGAAGAGACAAGGGGGATTGGTCCAGGTTAAGAACTGGAAAGTGGCCCGGACTGGAAACCGGGAACTGACCTGAGTTGGAGACTAGGAACTGGCTCGGGTTAGATACTGGGAACTGGCCAGGGCTAAAGACTGGGGATTGACCTGGGAGAGGCTGCGGGCTGCCGTTAGAGGAGAGGAAGGTTGACAAGTTTCGACCTTGATCCCTTGGCGAGGCAGTGCCGGAGACGAAGAGACATGGAGGAAACGACCACGGCTGGCCATGTGCAAAGGGGCAAACAAACCCCTTTTCCACCTACCTGATCAGCATTCCCTGGTGTTCAACCAGCGAGACACCCCTTGGGATGATCAGATGGAGGGCTGAGGCAGCCCGATGAAGACCGACGTATCGCCAGTTTCGCAAATTTCATATGATGGTGTTTTTGGATCCTTATACTTGGGGATCCAAGCTTTCTGTCATCTGGAATTGCGAAATGTTCGAGTGATACGCTCAATCACGGGGCGTGTTGCAGGACTACGATGTTGGTCTTGGGTCctggcttttttttttcgtcagGGCTTGTCTATCTAGTCCTCGGGAAATCCCTCATTTCTTTCTCGTCGTTGTGGctgtggttgtggttgtcGGTATGTCACGGATTGGACTTCCACAATACAAATCACGAAGCCATCTTTGTGTGTTTTGGACGCGGGCTGAACGGCATCtcgacggccatgatgcctCGAGTACTTTGCAACTCATCTACTCAGAATGGAAGCTACGACAGCAACGAAATCTGAATTCGGTGGAAGGGTATCGGGTACCCTTCTTCGGTCGGATCAGTTTGCGACAGACGGTTCATTTTGTGTCTTTTTGGTCCTTTTCTGCATGGAGCTATGGCATGACTGAAAGGACGACGGTGGAAGATGGGAGAAAGGGGATGATCCTTGGGGAGAGGGATGTTTCTTGAAGAGAGGGATGCTTCTTGGGGAAGGGAATGTGCCTTGAAGAGGAGAATGTGTTTCTTAGGGGACCGAAACCTGTTTGAAGGCTTGCGAATGTAACGGAGGGTTGACGACAGGTATACGCATGCGGTACGGAGATTCCACGCTCCTTGACGGATGAGATTTGAGAGGTCGACTGGACAAGAGCGAGGCACAACAACGAGGAACAAACTTGGCCGGATAGCTGTTTGCATACAGCAATCTGGACAGTGGCGATGTGAATGCTTGATATTGATCAGGCGTTACCACACACGTCTTCTTTATTCCTCGGTGCCTTGATCTACCAGACTGACGAGTCATTTCACTCCTGGAGTGACGGGGTCTGGGGTTGTTCTTGACTTGGGGACAGGCAGAGGCGAGGACAAGATTCCTCCCTGGGGCTAGCTCGAGTGTTATAACGACTCTGCACCAATCCGTGAATGCCTTTGCAGGGTAATGGTTTTGGAGAGGAAAGATCTACAGCACAAACAACAGTCTGTTTGCCGAAATAGCCATATATTAGCATTTATTTCGAATCTATTTTGCGTTtagttgaccttgttctcTTGCCAGGAGAAGAGACCGCCTCTGTGACCATATTCAACGTGAATATAGACTATGCTGGGAATAATTGACTATCGTATCGAGAAGTATTGGTTGACAACCATTCACCTCTCGCTCCATATCACATCTTTCACAAACGCGCTCTAGCACGCACGATCATACCCACTAGAGAAGTCAAGATCCCGTCATCCTTGTCTTTGTTCATGTGGTTCAATTCCTCGCACGCATATGTCTAGGCTGTCATTTCTGGAGACATTTGAACCGACAGTAGACGAAAAAAGCGACTAGGGAAGCCACACgattaaataaataataaaagttCAGTACATAAACAGCATGTAATGTCAATTTTTTAATTATCGCGTTCAAAACCTCGCTATTGATAGCCTGCAAAAGGCATCTACAAATTGGCAAAACCTAGTGGGTCTATGAACCCCTGCTAGCTTCTATTTCAAGGCTCTTGATTTGCTATCCCGCAAAGAGGTTCGTGGCTATAAATAGATGGCCAAACAGGTCAAGATACCCACAAGGTTTTGACAATTTGCAGAGTCGATTTGCGTGTAATAAACTTCGATGAAAAGGCCATTTATAATAAAACGTGTACTCTACATATAACAAAAACCCAAACTGGGGTAATTAGTAGCATGGCTAGTCTCACCTACATGACTGTGCCAAGTAGGCCCTTTGGGGGTGGCTGGTCCTGTTTCGACCCCAGGGTTTGGACTTGCTTCCTTTTTGTGGAGGGTTTGTCAGAGAACATCCGCGGGCACTCGATGAAAGAAGCTTCATCCCGTGTATAAGTTAAACTGTAAGTTTAGGAAATCACATTCCAAGAATTGCACACTGCGAGTCCTGGTGGCTTGGTCAAAAAGGCTCCATGAGCTCGGCGAGAAAAGTCATGACATGCCCTTTGAGAGATCGCACCGGCGAGGCACCTGATCTATACAACCCTTGCAGCTTGTCAGCGACACCTCCTTGACTGTATTGTTGTACCAGATAAGCGGACACATTCTTTCGTCTGGGGATATTGTGAGGAAACTTGGGGGGAGACATCTGATAGGGTAAGAAAATGGCTGGTGAGTTGTATACGAGGCCTTCTATTACGAGATAAGCGACTTACCATCATGACGGTCATGTCCGAGTGATACGTCATATGAAGGCTCCTCtcaaaacaaaacaaaacattAGCCAGCGAAGGAAGAGGCTGGATATTGACAGGCATGACATGACAttcagcttcttccagaTCAAATTACCTTCCCAATGAGTACAGCCTCCTGACCTGGCTTGGATGGCAGCTTACACCAACAATCTTGTGACCGAAAACATGGAGGTCAGCATGAAAATAGCCATTTCCAATTGGCATGAGGCCTGCCATGGGAATTGACAAGTTACATGCGTTAGGAGGGTGTAAGCCCTTGCCTTGCTATTGGCTGACCAAGTACAACACCATCAAACGAAACTGGCTCAGCCAGGCACAAGAGGCAAGCTGAATTGCTTCAGCTGCGGGATTACGCGTCTTGGCATTAAATACGATTAATTCATTTGCTAAAACTTGACTGTTATACCGCCCAAATCTAGATACCGCCTGTGCGCCGCCGCTTTCCAGGTTGCCGTTGTAACTGATACATTCATGTATGTAAATCTTATTGGGAGGGTATCCAAACGCTCAAATGACAGGTTACATAATGGTTGGGCATGTCTGACAATAAGCCCGTGTAAATGGCATCTTCTATCACAGGTAAATGATCGAATCAGCAGAAAAGCTTACTACACCCTCcgttcctcgtcatccagTAACCTCTCGCCTTCCGCATGCGCATGATGGGGCTTGTTGCGATATAACACATAGTGCTgggtgatgaagatgctgtCGTAGATCATGCTGATGTTGCCGAGCGCAAACTTGACCGGGTTGCCCGTGATGCCGCTCCAGTCACGCTGCTGGTAGCTGTCAATGGCCTGCTGGCTGACGCTCAGCACGCCACCCGTCAGATCGAGTAGGATCTGCGAGATGCTCCAGCCCTCGGTGCTCTGGTTGTTGTAGTTGGCGACAATCTGGGGCGTGTACTTGATCAAAGTCACGATCAGCTTGACATAGCCGATGGCATACACAACATCCAAGGCGACCCAATCGTAGAGAGGATCGTTTCCAGCCGAAGCGGTAACAATGACACACGTCAGGACGACCCCTGTGATACAGCCGGCGGCTACCCCAAGGATGAAACGGCTGGGGCGATTCCCGGGGCTTGGGGTAAAGTTCCACAGGGAGGAGAACAGGTACTGGGagacggtgatgatggaCAGGATCAGAGCGTGGAGAGCAAACGTGATGTCGTTGAACTGGACGGTGGGCTCGAGGCCGCGGTGGCGGGCAGCATACTGGGCACGGATCTCAGGGGAGTAGTAGAAGGCCAGGTTGGACACAAAGTACGCGAGGAAGCCTGTGACAGAATCATCGTGGTCAGCAAACTTGAAGCGACGTCGGAGGGGTTGCAGAGCTGAGCTGGGTGAGGATCCCCTGGCTAAGAGACCAACGGGGGTCATGAACGTGGCGGTGATCGGGCCCAGGGTGCCGGGGCGGCAGGGCAACAGAGCCGCGGGCCGGGGGGTGTGAGATGACAATCATGCCATGGGGGGGAAGGATAAGAAGCAGAGGGCGcgtgggatgggatggtAGACGGGCGCGCGGTTGGGCACTCACCGAGCACGTTGATGAAGGGAAAGTCGACAGTGGTGCCGCTGGTGGAGCGTCGACGCCAGTTGAGCAAGGCCTGGGGATAGAAGGAGGCGCTCCAGGCGAGGAAGTAGACCCAGCCGAAGACGCCCGAGAGAAAGGTGAGCAACCCGTCGGCCATGGTCTGGTCTTGTTTTATTGTTTGCTTTCTACGGGGGGTAGAGACGCGATGAGAGACCGGGGTAAGAGAGTGGAAAGAAAGGCGGAGACCGGAAAAGACCAGATAAAGATACAAAGAGAGGAATTGAAAGAGCGGAGAGAAGGAAAAACGGCGACGTAGAGtcgctggtggtgatgatgatgttgctCGTGGAAGATCGTGTGACTGGTTAAAGGAGAGCTCATGTGCTGGGCGCCGCAGCTGATGCAATCGCGGTACGTACCTTATTTTCCCCCTTCCCTTGCGCCATCGCTAGCCGCCTTTCCCCTTACGGTAAAGGGGGCAAACTCGACGTGGCGCCGCCGCGGGAAGTGGAAGTTAGGGCCCTGAGGCTGACCTGCCAGAAGCCCGGAAAGTGCCTGCAGCTGTGGCTGGCGCAGGTGCCGAGCTGTGGCTGCATGGTCCAATCAGAACCTGCCGATCGATCAGGTGGGGGCCCTGTCGAATCGAAGGGGGGCTGTTTTGCCAAATCTTGGATATTGTGTGTTTGTTGCACATGCTTTTGACGTCGTGAAAGCATCAATAAATTGAATGTGTTGTCATGATGCATAAAAGATCGGGTAGAGCAGGAAAGCGGTGATACAAGATCTACTGCGCCTGTGCGAAGCGAGAAATGATGCAGACGCTACAAATGGACATTCTGCCTTCAATCTCAGCAGCCTTCGCGATGGGATGGGCAGCCATACGGGAAAGATTCGGTCAGCTCGAGCTCGATGTTATTTCGACTAGAGCAAGGCACGGGTATCAAAATTCGAATCCATGGCTTCTGGAACAAAATATTTGCTGGGACCCGGGCTAATAAACCCAACAAGCAAAAAGCATAGACAAGGACGAAAACGCACACCACGGGAATTGTCCGAGGCGCCCTGTCGTTGTTCGGTATACCCTCACCGCTGTGGATCCCTGTTTTAACTCACACGCCCCCCTTTCTAATCTTCGAAAT
This genomic interval from Fusarium keratoplasticum isolate Fu6.1 chromosome 9, whole genome shotgun sequence contains the following:
- a CDS encoding Leucine--tRNA ligase is translated as MPLLHGRLMSCAAARRALPAISNSIRSATRPRLTTLQTTTLRTVSRRWYAVDLTTLDEKWRKRWEESEKAEDAAQVKDKHYVLPMFPYPSGTLHLGHLRVYTIADVVARFRTLKGDKVMLPMGWDAFGLPAENAALERGIAPGTWTTSNMAKMKEQLELMNGSWDWDRELATCDPKFYKHTQKLFLMLYERGLAYQAEAEVNWDPVDKTVLANEQVDANGCSWRSGAKVEKRQLKQWFFRISEFREALLEELDALAKENAWPERVLAQQKNWLGKSMGASVKFPVLAMGHDIHAAIEVFTTRPDTLFGVQYIALAASHPIVAQLSKADPELQAFLDTIPGLPPDSKVGYLLPHVRAINPLAYHEDTPDATKVSLPVYVAPYVLGDYGEGAVMGVPGHDMRDHAFWKEHHYDQPVRQVLCASEDETTTAMKNEPFVDHGIMTEHSGSFKGKHSVAAGEEIIKLLEGAELAKAVEKWRLRDWLISRQRYWGAPIPIVHCDSCGPVAVPDEQLPVELPEVDWASFRSGNPLEATPEFVNTTCPKCDGPARRDTDTMDTFVDSSWYYARFADPHNEEQLFSPEAGKTLPVDTYIGGIEHAILHLLYARFIYKFLASTPLLPQYSDETSHTAEPFKRLITQGMVHGKTYIDPANGRFLKPDEVDLSDPAQPKVVSSGQLATISYEKMSKSKHNGVDPVGFISQYGADATRAHMLFQAPVGDILNWDEAKISGITRWLQRLHDQIVSIAAEPVSDTVSPQEYLTDKHGRLGSLSAKELAQWDAEAAIWREVQRTIASVTASYEEVYSLNTIVSDLMILTNNLVENSTASPIIRREAAQAIISMMAPITPAFAEECWATLHPSATTSLFRSTTFPVPDSSLVELVRPRVQECAVQVNGKVRGVVKIPPPPADLSGDALRDWMVKEILATDEGAARFSKGPYDLRSAKRAIPVRGGKTINFVLGK